A window from Setaria italica strain Yugu1 chromosome VIII, Setaria_italica_v2.0, whole genome shotgun sequence encodes these proteins:
- the LOC101760248 gene encoding amino acid transporter AVT1H, whose amino-acid sequence MASPWCWSSLCPKPNKQVASESVHGAQLALQRLGRRRCGTCDDDVEAGEPCKCGGKEAVAGEAGGRVAAVEVNNGEEGHSKPNSSFAHSVINMVGMLIGLGQLSTPYALENGGWASVFLLIGLGVMCCYTAHIIGKCLDEDSGSKTYQDIGERAFGVRGRAVASVFIYLEIFFALVSYTISLSDNLPLVFAGAHLRLPWLRLTTTQLLTAIAVLLALPSLWLRDLSSISFLSLGGIVMSLLIFSSVVFTAALGGGGVNMGQHIPVLRLERIPAVSGLYMFSYAGHIVFPNIYTAMKDPSSFTKVTVTSFAVVTALYVALALVGASLFGPAVSSQVTLSMPPRLAATKVALWATVLTPVTKYALEFAPLAVQLQRRLPAAMGARARLLVRGGVGSAALLLILALALAVPYFEHVLSLTGSLVSVAICVVFPCAFYLRICWGRVSRPAVALNVGMMVAGVVLAVVGTVSSAKSLVQRIQRGHAA is encoded by the exons ATGGCAAGTCCATGGTGCTGGTCGTCGCTCTGCCCCAAGCCCAACAAGCAGGTGGCGAGCGAGAGCGTCCATGGCGCACAGCTCGCCCTGCAGCGCCTTGGTAGGCGGCGCTGCGGGACCTGCGACGACGACGTTGAGGCAGGCGAGCCATGCAAGTGCGGTGGTAAGGAGGCCGTGGCTGGGGAAGCAGGCGGGAGGGTGGCCGCCGTGGAGGTGAACAACGGTGAGGAGGGCCATAGCAAGCCGAACAGCTCATTTGCGCACTCCGTCATCAACATGGTTGGGATGCTCATAG GGCTTGGGCAGCTTTCCACTCCATACGCCTTGGAGAATGGCGGCTGGGCGTCCGTGTTCCTCCTCATCGGCCTCGGCGTGATGTGCTGCTACACAGCTCACATCATCGGCAAGTGCCTCGACGAGGACTCCGGCTCCAAGACCTACCAGGACATCGGAGAGCGGGCGTTCGGCGTCAGGGgccgcgccgtcgcctccgTCTTTATCTACCTCGAGATCTTCTTCGCCCTCGTCTCCTACACCATCTCCCTCAGCGACAACCTTCCCCTCGTCTTCGCCGgcgcccacctccgcctcccgtGGCTCCGCCTCACTACCACGCAGCTGCTCACCGCCATCGCCGTGCTCCTCGCGCTCCCGAGCCTGTGGCTGAGGGACCTCTCgtccatctccttcctctccctcgGCGGCATCGTCATGTCGCTGCTCATCTTCAGCAGTGTCGTCTTCACCGccgcgctcggcggcggcggggtcaacATGGGCCAACACATCCCCGTGCTCCGGCTGGAGAGGATCCCCGCAGTCTCCGGCCTGTACATGTTCAGCTACGCCGGGCACATCGTGTTCCCCAACATCTACACCGCCATGAAGGACCCCTCAAGCTTCACCAAGGTCACCGTCACGAGCTTCGCCGTGGTCACCGCGCTCTACGTCGCCCTGGCGCTCGTGGGCGCCAGCCTCTTCGGCCCCGCCGTGAGCTCGCAGGTCACGCTCAGCATGCCGCCGCGGCTGGCCGCCACGAAGGTGGCGCTATGGGCGACCGTGCTCACCCCGGTCACCAAGTACGCGCTGGAGTTCGCGCCGCTCGCTGtccagctccagcgccgcctcccGGCAGCCAtgggcgcccgcgcgcgcctgcTCGTCCGCGGCGGGGTCGGGTCGGCGGCGCTCCTGCTCATCCTGGCGCTGGCGCTCGCGGTGCCTTACTTCGAGCACGTGCTCAGCCTCACGGGGTCGCTGGTGAGCGTGGCGATCTGCGTCGTCTTCCCCTGCGCGTTCTACCTCAGGATCTGCTGGGGCAGGGTGTCGCGCCCCGCTGTCGCGCTCAACGTAGGGATGATGGTCGCCGGCGTGGTTCTGGCGGTGGTGGGGACCGTCTCGTCGGCCAAGTCGCTGGTGCAGAGGATCCAGAGAGGCCATGCGGCGTAA